One Tripterygium wilfordii isolate XIE 37 chromosome 10, ASM1340144v1, whole genome shotgun sequence DNA segment encodes these proteins:
- the LOC120007756 gene encoding inorganic phosphate transporter 1-4-like: MAREQLQVLNALDVAKTQWYHFTAIVIAGMGFFTDAYDLFCVSLVTKLLGRIYYHVDGAEKPGTLPPNVAAAVNGVALCGTLAGQLFFGWLGDKMGRKKVYGMTLMLMVICSIASGLSFGDDPKGVMATLCFFRFWLGFGIGGDYPLSATIMSEYANKKTRGAFIAAVFAMQGFGILAGGIFAIIISSSFGARFDAPAYEIDAIGSTVPQADYVWRIIVMVGALPAALTYYWRMKMPETARYTALVAKNMKQAASDMSKVLNMEIEAEQKVDVVQEKHANVFGLFSKEFLHRHGLHLLGTTTTWFLLDIAFYSQNLFQKDIFSAVGWIPPAKTMNAIQEVFKIARAQTLIALCSTVPGYWFTVAFIDRMGRFAIQLMGFFFMTVFMFALAIPYDHWTHKDNHIGFVVMYALTFFFANFGPNATTFVVPAEIFPARFRSTCHGISAASGKLGAIIGAFGFLYLAQSKDKTKTDAGYPPGIGVKNALIVLGVVNFFGILFTFLVPESKGRSLEEISGENEDDGVEMEQSSIHNRTVPV, translated from the coding sequence ATGGCTAGAGAACAATTACAGGTGCTTAATGCCCTGGATGTTGCCAAAACACAATGGTATCACTTCACTGCAATCGTAATTGCTGGGATGGGCTTCTTCACTGATGCCTATGATCTCTTTTGCGTATCACTTGTTACCAAATTGCTTGGCCGCATATATTATCATGTTGATGGGGCAGAAAAGCCCGGAACACTGCCTCCCAATGTCGCGGCCGCTGTCAATGGTGTTGCATTGTGTGGTACGCTTGCAGGTCAGCTCTTCTTTGGCTGGCTTGGTGACAAAATGGGCAGGAAGAAAGTTTATGGCATGACTTTGATGCTCATGGTCATATGTTCAATCGCTTCCGGTCTTTCTTTTGGGGATGACCCGAAAGGTGTCATGGCAACGCTCTGCTTCTTCCGGTTCTGGCTTGGGTTTGGCATCGGTGGTGACTACCCACTTTCTGCGACAATCATGTCTGAGTATGCCAATAAGAAGACTCGCGGTGCTTTCATTGCCGCTGTGTTTGCCATGCAGGGTTTTGGAATTTTAGCTGGTGGGATATTTGCAATTATCATATCTAGTTCATTCGGTGCCAGATTTGATGCTCCGGCTTACGAGATCGATGCAATTGGCTCAACAGTCCCACAAGCAGACTATGTTTGGCGTATAATTGTTATGGTTGGAGCACTCCCAGCTGCACTTACCTACTACTGGCGTATGAAGATGCCGGAAACTGCTCGATACACTGCTCTTGTTGCCAAGAACATGAAACAAGCTGCATCTGATATGTCAAAGGTTCTGAATATGGAAATTGAGGCGGAACAAAAGGTTGACGTGGTTCAGGAGAAGCACGCCAATGTTTTTGGTTTGTTCTCGAAGGAGTTTCTTCATCGCCATGGACTTCACTTGCTTGGAACAACAACGACATGGTTCTTGCTTGACATTGCATTCTACAGCCAGAATCTGTTCCAGAAGGATATATTTAGCGCGGTCGGTTGGATTCCCCCGGCGAAGACTATGAATGCTATTCAAGAGgttttcaaaattgcaagagCACAAACACTAATTGCTCTTTGCAGTACCGTCCCCGGCTACTGGTTCACGGTGGCTTTCATCGATAGAATGGGAAGATTCGCAATCCAATTGATGGGATTCTTCTTCATGACAGTGTTTATGTTTGCCCTTGCTATTCCTTATGATCACTGGACACACAAGGATAACCATATTGGGTTCGTGGTGATGTACGCATTGACCTTCTTCTTTGCCAATTTCGGGCCTAACGCAACCACATTCGTGGTGCCGGCTGAGATTTTCCCTGCCAGGTTCCGGTCCACCTGTCACGGTATCTCTGCAGCTTCGGGAAAGCTTGGGGCTATTATAGGCGCATTCGGGTTCTTGTATTTGGCGCAGAGCAAGGACAAGACCAAGACTGATGCAGGGTATCCTCCAGGCATTGGAGTGAAGAACGCACTAATTGTATTGGGTGTTGTGAATTTCTTTGGAATCTTGTTTACATTCTTGGTGCCTGAATCAAAGGGAAGATCACTGGAAGAGATTTCAggagaaaatgaagatgatggAGTAGAAATGGAGCAGTCTTCCATTCATAACAGGACAGTCCCAGTTTAA
- the LOC120007755 gene encoding WPP domain-associated protein-like — translation MGSEEALIDSAAMDSVVRSCNEGAKQASDNINESEGLGVDFVEDFDSYMQDISDRLTISRMVSDSVIRGMVNAVEQDAAEKIAHKELEVAKLKEMLHVYHVGGDNPESSRLEAICNEPKNMNCALYSTISEILMQHNRIGDSLGSLRSSTKEQLKKLRKEIDCIKGSGSIRRISSGSELLGLGGILQDKASERWIDVDKMMDSLTINLDSVFEQVENIAFLSKASVCEWHLEKEFQAEIEGMVIKNCFGGLKEEFEQRLWDHNAQFYWNDGVNWLEKIKEVSSLRQELDNISNSLSLSETGQLTSHESLEINGDYFHRKVSGNHAVSAALHREVSGTHEDSMIVHENLDPAQLKHLSKDEMVIFFKTEMTKMKRHHESKVQEMTEEYFSLKRDYLRERGSSLVLRKDKEWEVLRKKISEVIYKLDNFLLENDKLPAFSNNTEMLDNLKDRLEFLHVENSQLRASVTDKKKEIKCLSSQISDTAEKISQHSLAEANLLKVIANTKASLEDANIEASIREDLYKCLFKELMGQINYDAAKPSVKYEIDDSDMESIWMLDLSGVIVREALKEAKEKLYETNVKYANETESRVSHQMEMMEREKALRLEVAEKNKLEEDILLLEVSLVEKNVQVQRVTDALEKERQHFELVCQELNDLRDQTSKQQILISESSTQSDVIKGNLAETLEQIERYKMEVCELKQKLELATNDVRELYEVNRKHLAVVQEKNDALSLLEMNEKEHKKQMESIIVIVSGLSEAVADLDCGITEDIRKINLRLVNLTSQLGTHAQKVDALKRMSLLYKQAFERRCFDLQKAEAEVDLLGDEANSLLNLLEKIYIALDHYSIVLQHYPGVMEILKLVKKELSRESRKPV, via the exons ATGGGGAGTGAAGAGGCTTTGATTGATTCGGCAGCTATGGATTCTGTTGTCCGTTCATGTAATGAGGGGGCAAAACAGGCCAGTGATAATATTAACGAGAGCGAGGGTTTGGGGGTTGACTTTGTCGAGGATTTTGATTCATATATGCAAGATATCAGTGATCGGTTAACAATTTCGAGGATGGTTAGCGATTCAGTGATCAGAGGAATGGTTAATGCTGTTGAACAAGATGCGGCTGAGAAGATAGCTCATAAGGAATTGGAGGTGGCCAAATTAAAGGAAATGCTGCATGTATATCATGTGGGTGGAGATAACCCTGAATCCTCACGGTTGGAAGCGATttgtaatgaaccaaaaaaTATGAATTGTGCACTATATTCAACTATTTCAGAAATTTTAATGCAGCACAATAGGATTGGCGATAGTCTGGGAAGCCTGAGATCTTCAACTAAAGAACAGCTGAAGAAGCTTCGGAAAGAGATTGATTGCATCAAAGGGAGTGGCTCCATTCGGCGGATTAGTTCAGGTTCTGAGTTACTGGGATTGGGTGGTATATTGCAAGACAAGGCATCTGAAAGGTGGATTGATGTGGATAAAATGATGGATAGTCTTACAATTAATCTTGATTCTGTCTTTGAACAGGTGGAAAATATAGCATTCTTGTCTAAGGCTTCAGTTTGTGAGTGGCACCTAGAGAAGGAGTtccaagctgaaattgaaggTATGGTGATTAAGAACTGTTTTGGGGGTCTTAAAGAAGAGTTTGAGCAGAGATTATGGGATcacaatgctcaattttattgGAATGATGGCGTGAACTGGCTTGAAAAGATCAAAGAGGTTTCAAGTTTACGTCAGGAATTGGATAACATTTCTAATTCACTATCTCTTTCTGAAACTGGACAGCTAACTTCGCATGAATCTTTAGAGATTAATGGTGATTATTTTCATCGGAAGGTTTCTGGCAATCATGCTGTGTCAGCAGCTCTACATCGAGAGGTAAGTGGTACACATGAGGATTCAATGATTGTCCATGAGAATTTAGACCCTGCCCAGCTGAAGCACTTGTCAAAGGATgaaatggtgattttttttaagaCTGAGATGACGAAGATGAAGAGGCACCATGAGTCCAAAGTCCAAGAGATGACTGAAGAATATTTCAGCCTTAAGCGTGATTATTTGAGGGAGAGGGGCTCTTCTTTGGTGTTAAGGAAGGATAAAGAGTGGGAGGTGTTGAGGAAAAAGATTTCTGAGGTCATCTATAAACTGGATAATTTTCTTCTGGAGAATGATAAATTGCCTGCTTTTTCTAACAATACTGAGATGCTTGACAACTTGAAAGACAGATTGGAATTCCTACATGTTGAAAACAGCCAGCTAAGAGCGTCAGTCACAgacaagaaaaaggaaattaaatgccTCTCCTCTCAAATTTCAGACACTGCAGAGAAAATATCGCAGCATTCCTTGGCTGAGGCAAACTTATTGAAAGTTATTGCAAATACTAAAGCTTCATTGGAAGATGCAAACATTGAAGCTTCAATCCGTGAAGATTTATATAAATGTCTCTTCAAGGAGTTAATGGGCCAGATAAATTATGACGCTGCAAAACCCTCTGTCAAATATGAGATAGATGATTCAGATATGGAGTCCATTTGGATGCTAGATCTCTCTGGTGTTATAGTTAGGGAAGCCCTCAAAGAAGCCAAGGAGAAACTCTACGAAACGAATGTGAAATATGCCAATGAAACTGAAAGTAGAGTTTCCCATCAGatggaaatgatggaaagagaGAAGGCGCTAAGATTGGAGGTTGCagagaaaaataaattggaGGAAGATATTCTCTTACTGGAAGTATCACTGGTAGAAAAGAATGTCCAAGTGCAGAGGGTAACTGATGCATTGGAAAAAGAAAGGCAGCATTTTGAGTTAGTTTGTCAAGAGCTCAATGATTTGAGGGATCAAACAAGTAAGCAGCAAATATTAATTTCGGAGAGCTCTACACAATCTGATGTCATAAAGGGGAATTTGGCAGAGACATTGGAGCAAATTGAACGGTACAAAATGGAGGTGTGTGAGTTGAAGCAGAAGCTTGAACTGGCAACAAATGATGTTAGAGAGTTATATGAAGTGAATAGGAAACATCTAGCTGTTGTCCAAGAGAAGAATGATGCTTTGTCTTTGTTAGAGATGAATGAAAAGGAGCACAAGAAGCAAATGGAGTCTATAATTGTTATTGTCAGTGGATTGTCAGAAGCAGTTGCTGATCTTGATTGTGGAATCACAGAAGATATTAGAAAGATTAACTTAAG GTTGGTGAATTTGACTTCTCAATTAGGTACGCATGCCCAAAAGGTTGATGCCCTTAAAAGAATGAGCTTGCTGTACAAGCAAGCCTTTGAAAGGAGATGCTTCGACCTTCAAAAGGCTGAAGCTGAG GTTGATCTTTTGGGGGATGAGGCGAATTCTCTCTTAAACCTGCTTGAAAAGATATACATAGCTCTTGATCATTATTCTATTGTATTGCAACATTATCCTGGT GTTATGGAAATTCTGAAGCTTGTTAAAAAGGAATTGAGCAGAGAATCTCGAAAGCCAGTTTGA
- the LOC120007008 gene encoding GPI mannosyltransferase 1 produces the protein MKIRSLLLYSAIFRVFLIAYGEWQDTHMEVRYTDVDYFVFSDAASLMASGESPYERTTYRYSPLLAFLLIPNSIVHRSWGKLLFSAADLLVGFFIYAILKQRKVPEVLCTYSVMVWLLNPFTFTIGTRGNCEPIVCAVILWIIICLMNGNILQAAFWYGLIVHFRIYPIIYALPMIIVLDPNYIQFGQKPVLEYWSSVQEKISQSSGKSTDQYAIRTALKGIFTRARIMFALVSGTTFLAFTGLFFHLYGWEFLHEALLYHLTRTDPRHNFSIYFYHIYLHCGQDLSVVEKLISFFPQFVVQLVLIFRFSQDLPFCIFLQTVAFVAFNKVITAQYFVWYFCLLPLILPWSSMKLKWEGLCCILLWMGAQAHWLMWGYLLEFKGKNVFLQLWMASLLFLAANTFFIIMFIRRHKYTPLFRLSEGASSKNAKKLE, from the exons ATGAAGATCCGTTCTTTGCTTCTATATTCAGCGATTTTTCGCGTGTTTTTGATTGCTTATGGAGAGTGGCAAGATACCCATATGGAAGTTAGATACACGGATGTGGATTACTTTGTCTTCTCTGATGCTGCTTCTCTAATGGCTTCGGGAGAGTCGCCTTATGAAAGAACCACCTACCGCTACTCACCTTTACTTGCATTTCTGCTTATTCCCAATTCAATCGTTCACCGTTCTTGGGGCAAGCTCCTCTTCTCTGCTGCAG ATTTACTTGTGGGTTTCTTTATCTATGCCATTTTGAAGCAACGTAAGGTGCCTGAGGTCCTCTGTACATACTCTGTAATGGTATGGCTCCTCAATCCATTTACCTTCACCATTGGAACCCGAGGAAACTGTGAGCCAATTGTTTGTGCCGTGATTTTATGGATCATTATCTGTCTTATGAATG GTAATATCTTACAAGCTGCATTTTGGTATGGACTAATTGTCCATTTCAGAATTTATCCTATAATCTATGCACTTCCTATGATAATAGTTCTTGATCCGAACTACATTCAATTTGGTCAGAAGCCTGTCCTTGAGTATTGGAGTTCTGTGCAAGAAAAAATCTCTCAAAGCAGTGGAAAATCAACTGACCAGTATGCTATAAGGACTGCACTCAAAGGCATATTCACTAGAGCGAGAATTATGTTTGCCCTAGTCTCAGGAACTACTTTCCTCGCCTTTACTggtcttttctttcatttatatGGATGGGAGTTCTTACATGAGGCACTGCTTTACCATCTTACGCGCACAGATCCAAGACACAATTTTTCCATCTATTTCTATCACATATATCTACACTGCGGGCAAGATCTTTCAGTGGTGGAAAAGCTGATCTCCTTTTTTCCTCAGTTTGTAGTACAGCTCGTTCTTATTTTCCGCTTCTCGCAGGATCTTCCATTTTGCATTTTCCTGCAGACAGTGGCATTTGTAGCATTCAATAAG GTCATCACAGCGCAATACTTTGTTTGGTATTTTTGCTTACTGCCTCTGATTTTACCGTGGAGCAGTATGAAGCTCAAATGGGAAGGCTTATGCTGCATTCTGTTATGGATGGGAGCACAGGCACACTGGCTGATGTGGGGTTATTTGCTTGAATTTAAGGGCAAGAATGTCTTCCTGCAGCTTTGGATGGCAAGCTTATTATTCCTTGCGGCGAATACTTTCTTCATAATCATGTTTATCCGCCGACACAAGTACACCCCTCTTTTTAGACTTTCCGAGGGTGCAAGTTCAAAGAATGCCAAGAAACTAGAATGA
- the LOC120007054 gene encoding inorganic phosphate transporter 1-4-like: MALEQLQLLNALDVAKTQWYHFTAIIIAGMGFFTDAYDLFCISLVTKLLGRIYYHVDGAAKPGTLPPNVSAAVNGVAFCGTLAGQLFFGWLGDKMGRKKVYGMTLMLMVICSIASGLSFGDDPKGVMATLCFFRFWLGFGIGGDYPLSATIMSEYANKKTRGAFIAAVFAMQGLGILAGGIFAIIISSSFGARFDAPAYEIDAIGSTVPQADYVWRIILMVGALPAALTYYWRMKMPETARYTALVAKNMKQAASDMSKVLNMEIEAEQKVEAVQEKQTNVFGLFSKEFLSRHGLHLLGTTTTWFLLDIAFYSQNLFQKDIFSAIGWIPPAKTMNAIQEVFKIARAQTLIALCSTVPGYWFTVAFIDIMGRFAIQLMGFFFMTVFMFGLAIPYDHWTHKDNHIGFVVMYSLTFFFANFGPNATTFVVPAEIFPARFRSTCHGISAASGKLGAIVGAFGFLYLAQSKDKTKTDAGYPPGIGVKNALIVLGVVNFLGMLFTFLVPESKGRSLEEISGENEDDGAVFHA, from the coding sequence ATGGCTCTAGAGCAACTGCAATTGCTTAATGCCCTGGATGTTGCCAAAACACAATGGTATCACTTCACAGCGATCATAATTGCTGGGATGGGCTTCTTCACTGATGCCTATGATCTTTTCTGCATCTCGCTTGTGACAAAATTGCTTGGCCGGATTTATTATCACGTGGATGGGGCAGCCAAGCCCGGAACGCTGCCTCCCAATGTCTCCGCAGCTGTCAACGGGGTTGCCTTCTGTGGGACACTCGCAGGGCAGCTTTTCTTTGGCTGGCTTGGTGACAAAATGGGCAGGAAGAAAGTTTATGGCATGACTTTGATGCTCATGGTCATATGTTCAATCGCTTCCGGTCTTTCTTTTGGGGATGACCCAAAAGGTGTCATGGCAACGCTCTGCTTCTTCCGGTTCTGGCTCGGGTTCGGCATCGGTGGTGACTACCCACTTTCTGCAACAATCATGTCTGAATATGCCAATAAGAAGACTCGCGGTGCTTTCATTGCTGCTGTGTTTGCTATGCAGGGTCTTGGAATTTTAGCTGGTGGGATATTTGCAATTATCATATCTAGTTCATTCGGTGCCAGATTTGATGCTCCGGCTTATGAGATCGATGCTATTGGCTCAACAGTCCCACAAGCAGACTATGTTTGGCGTATAATTCTTATGGTTGGAGCACTCCCAGCTGCACTTACCTACTACTGGCGTATGAAGATGCCTGAAACTGCTCGATACACTGCTCTTGTTGCCAAGAACATGAAACAAGCTGCATCTGATATGTCAAAGGTTCTGAACATGGAAATCGAGGCGGAACAAAAGGTCGAGGCTGTTCAGGAGAAGCAAACCAATGTTTTTGGTTTGTTCTCGAAGGAGTTTCTTAGTCGCCATGGACTTCACTTGCTTGGAACAACAACGACATGGTTCTTGCTTGACATTGCATTCTACAGCCAGAATCTGTTCCAGAAGGATATATTTAGCGCGATCGGTTGGATTCCCCCGGCGAAGACTATGAATGCTATTCAAGAGgttttcaaaattgcaagagCACAAACACTCATTGCTCTTTGCAGTACCGTCCCAGGCTACTGGTTCACGGTGGCTTTCATCGATATAATGGGAAGATTCGCAATCCAATTGATGGGTTTCTTCTTCATGACAGTGTTTATGTTTGGCCTGGCTATTCCTTATGATCACTGGACACACAAGGATAACCATATTGGGTTCGTGGTGATGTACTCATTGACCTTCTTCTTTGCCAATTTCGGGCCTAATGCAACCACATTCGTGGTGCCCGCAGAGATTTTCCCTGCCAGGTTCCGGTCTACCTGTCACGGTATCTCCGCAGCGTCGGGAAAGCTTGGGGCTATTGTAGGCGCATTCGGGTTCTTGTATTTGGCGCAGAGCAAGGACAAGACCAAGACCGATGCAGGGTATCCTCCAGGCATTGGAGTGAAGAACGCACTAATTGTATTGGGTGTTGTGAATTTCTTGGGAATGTTGTTTACATTCTTGGTGCCTGAATCAAAGGGAAGATCACTGGAAGAGATTTCAggagaaaatgaagatgatggAGCAGTCTTCCATGCCTAA